A region of Nitrospirota bacterium DNA encodes the following proteins:
- a CDS encoding CBS domain-containing protein, translating into MLVKDVMTTNVITVQKFESVLAVADILASRNISGIPVVDKQGKVVGIITQADILSVVGIRKDRTFKDLLKHMLGEPLPERKMGDIVGDVMTSPALTTTPDTNIAEIVQIMDEKKIRRLLVVDEQNMLVGIISRADILKAVLRHLK; encoded by the coding sequence ATGCTGGTAAAGGATGTGATGACCACCAACGTCATTACCGTGCAGAAGTTCGAGAGTGTCCTTGCCGTAGCCGACATCCTCGCCTCACGCAATATCAGCGGGATCCCGGTTGTGGACAAACAGGGAAAGGTGGTCGGCATTATAACGCAGGCTGATATTCTGTCTGTGGTAGGAATCCGAAAAGACCGGACATTCAAGGACCTTCTGAAACATATGCTGGGCGAGCCTCTTCCGGAGCGGAAGATGGGAGATATTGTGGGAGATGTTATGACATCCCCTGCGCTGACCACAACACCCGATACGAATATCGCGGAAATCGTACAAATCATGGACGAGAAGAAGATTCGCAGGCTCCTGGTGGTGGATGAGCAGAATATGCTGGTAGGGATCATTTCAAGGGCCGACATACTCAAGGCAGTTCTCAGACATTTGAAGTGA
- a CDS encoding nitroreductase family protein produces the protein MAENRIEIDSDLCTGCGLCISVCPTGTLSLVDGKAAVTEGDSISCGHCEAVCPQAAIRVPAIDEAMSDYTTFNAKKDWLPPGTYSTSGLVQLMASRRSCRSFNDKSVDRDILEDLVKIGITAPSGTNSQAWTFTILPTRRAVISLAGHVASYFGKLNSTAEKTLLRLFLKLIGKGELDAYFHGYYQKVKRALEQWHDAGREHLFHGSTAAIVIGSRPGASCPAEDALLAAQNILLAAHSMGLSSCLIGFAVAAMRKDPSIQQSLNMPAEEAIHAVIALGYSDEVYQRTTGRKKPIQRYFEG, from the coding sequence ATGGCGGAAAACCGAATAGAAATAGACAGCGATCTTTGCACCGGCTGCGGTTTATGCATCAGCGTATGCCCCACAGGCACCCTCTCGCTCGTGGACGGAAAGGCTGCTGTCACGGAAGGGGATTCGATCTCCTGCGGCCATTGCGAGGCAGTCTGTCCGCAGGCTGCAATCCGTGTCCCTGCTATCGATGAAGCGATGTCGGACTATACAACCTTTAATGCAAAGAAAGACTGGCTTCCTCCCGGAACATACAGCACGTCCGGCCTGGTGCAGCTTATGGCCTCCCGGAGGTCCTGCCGAAGCTTTAATGACAAGTCCGTAGACCGGGACATTCTTGAAGACCTCGTAAAGATCGGCATCACTGCACCGTCCGGAACCAACAGTCAGGCCTGGACCTTTACCATTCTGCCGACAAGGAGAGCGGTGATTTCCCTTGCAGGTCATGTCGCATCCTACTTCGGGAAATTGAACAGTACTGCAGAAAAGACCCTGCTTCGTCTCTTCCTGAAGCTGATAGGCAAAGGAGAGCTTGACGCCTATTTCCATGGCTATTATCAGAAGGTGAAGAGGGCGCTTGAACAATGGCATGATGCCGGCAGGGAACATCTCTTTCACGGAAGCACAGCGGCTATAGTTATCGGCTCCAGACCCGGGGCAAGCTGTCCTGCTGAGGACGCCCTGCTCGCTGCGCAAAATATCCTGCTTGCTGCACACAGCATGGGCCTCAGTTCCTGTCTTATCGGATTTGCCGTAGCAGCAATGAGGAAAGATCCCTCGATCCAGCAGTCCCTCAATATGCCGGCTGAAGAAGCGATCCATGCAGTTATCGCCCTCGGATACTCCGACGAAGTGTATCAGCGCACAACTGGCCGCAAGAAGCCCATTCAACGCTATTTCGAAGGCTGA
- a CDS encoding inorganic phosphate transporter: protein MELTVILLILLALAFDFLNGFHDSANSIATVVSTRVLSPRAAVLWAAFFNFIAFLFFGLHVANTIGKGIIDIAIVDKTVIFGALMGACSWNLITWYFGLPTSSSHALIGGMIGAALVKAGTSALVWKGIIKTVVFIVISPTVGLLLGLGFGLLIYRIFRSSPRTLVDGFFRKGQLVSAAMYSLGHGGNDAQKTMGIIASLLFSAGLLGEKFYVPFWVVITCHSAIALGTMMGGWRIVKTMGQKVAKLTPVDGFCAETGAATVLFVSSALGVPISTTHTITGSIMGVGSIKRLSAVRWGVAGTIVWAWIITIPCSAAVAAVSCLAVNLFSR, encoded by the coding sequence ATGGAATTAACCGTAATCCTGCTTATTCTGCTCGCCCTTGCATTCGACTTTCTGAACGGGTTTCACGATTCTGCCAATTCCATTGCAACCGTGGTTTCGACCCGCGTTCTTTCGCCAAGGGCAGCTGTGCTCTGGGCGGCCTTCTTCAATTTCATAGCATTCCTCTTTTTCGGGCTGCATGTTGCCAATACGATCGGCAAAGGCATCATCGACATCGCGATTGTGGACAAAACAGTCATATTCGGGGCTCTGATGGGAGCCTGCAGCTGGAACCTTATCACCTGGTATTTCGGTCTTCCGACCAGCTCATCTCACGCATTGATCGGCGGTATGATCGGCGCTGCACTGGTGAAGGCAGGCACGTCAGCTCTTGTCTGGAAGGGTATTATCAAAACCGTCGTCTTCATTGTTATATCGCCGACTGTCGGGCTTTTGCTGGGCCTCGGCTTCGGCCTCCTTATTTACCGAATTTTCAGAAGCAGCCCCAGAACGCTGGTTGACGGTTTCTTCAGGAAGGGCCAACTGGTCTCGGCTGCAATGTATAGTCTTGGCCACGGCGGCAATGATGCGCAGAAGACTATGGGTATTATTGCAAGCCTGCTTTTCAGCGCCGGTCTTCTTGGGGAGAAGTTTTATGTTCCATTCTGGGTTGTGATCACCTGTCATAGCGCTATTGCGCTTGGTACGATGATGGGCGGCTGGCGTATCGTCAAGACCATGGGTCAGAAAGTGGCAAAATTGACGCCTGTTGACGGGTTCTGTGCGGAAACAGGGGCTGCAACTGTACTCTTCGTCTCTTCTGCTTTGGGTGTCCCGATAAGCACCACGCATACCATCACCGGATCAATTATGGGGGTAGGTTCAATTAAGAGGCTCAGTGCGGTTCGCTGGGGTGTGGCAGGAACCATTGTCTGGGCATGGATAATAACGATCCCCTGTTCGGCAGCGGTTGCCGCTGTCTCCTGCCTGGCTGTCAATCTCTTTTCCCGATAA
- a CDS encoding response regulator, producing the protein MNLATNARDAMPKGGTFTISTEVVALDEEFTSSRGLSMPGMYALINISDTGLGMDRETRQKIFEPFFTTKEVGKGTGLGLAVVYGIIKQHDGYINVYSEKGTGTTFRIYLPLMASEQTEDRAAIAQELPVAGGTETILMAEDEEALRKLNHSVLEQYGYTVIDAFDGVDAVNKFRANKDRISLLLLDIIMPRMNGSEAYDEIRKINPDIKVIFASGYSPEIVRQKVLLDDEAPLIFKPISPFDLLRKVRATLDYAGA; encoded by the coding sequence GTGAACCTGGCGACGAACGCCCGGGATGCCATGCCAAAAGGCGGCACCTTCACGATCAGCACTGAAGTGGTTGCCCTGGATGAAGAGTTTACCTCCAGCCGGGGGCTCAGTATGCCGGGCATGTATGCCCTGATCAACATTTCAGATACAGGCCTTGGTATGGACAGGGAAACCCGGCAGAAGATCTTCGAGCCCTTCTTTACGACAAAAGAGGTTGGCAAAGGCACAGGGCTCGGTCTTGCCGTTGTGTACGGCATCATCAAGCAGCATGACGGATATATCAATGTGTACAGTGAAAAGGGGACGGGTACAACATTCCGGATATATCTTCCGCTCATGGCCTCTGAACAGACAGAAGACAGAGCAGCTATAGCGCAGGAGCTGCCTGTTGCAGGAGGCACGGAAACGATTCTGATGGCCGAGGACGAGGAAGCGCTGCGGAAGCTTAACCACAGCGTACTTGAGCAATATGGGTACACGGTCATCGATGCTTTTGACGGCGTGGATGCTGTTAACAAGTTCAGGGCGAATAAAGACAGGATCAGTCTCCTCCTGCTTGACATCATCATGCCCAGGATGAACGGCAGCGAAGCCTATGATGAGATACGGAAGATAAATCCTGATATAAAGGTCATCTTTGCCAGCGGGTACTCGCCTGAAATTGTCCGGCAGAAGGTGCTGCTTGATGATGAGGCCCCGTTGATCTTCAAACCGATCTCTCCCTTTGACCTTTTGAGAAAGGTAAGGGCAACGCTGGATTACGCCGGAGCATAG
- a CDS encoding LysE family transporter, translating to MHYTLFLISAFFLGCLAAVPAGPVQIEVLRRSINGNLKASFMVVLGAFLVDLVYGFIAFFGIAPFLKNEKVMALFWLIGGLILGLLGILSLLHGTREQENVPHPAHLKRKRWALLSGLTLSATNPVMALWWLSGARVFQDIGLIRELNTVIALSFLAVGSLGLAAYLIGLSLFIYWAKKFISGRTLRRINIFFGLLLILTAFYFLYTSLHSLLHI from the coding sequence ATGCACTACACTCTTTTTCTTATATCAGCGTTCTTTCTGGGATGCCTGGCAGCAGTGCCTGCCGGACCTGTCCAGATCGAGGTCTTGCGGCGGTCGATAAACGGCAACCTGAAGGCCTCTTTTATGGTTGTGCTCGGGGCTTTTCTTGTTGATCTGGTCTACGGTTTTATCGCTTTTTTCGGGATCGCGCCTTTTCTGAAGAATGAGAAGGTCATGGCGTTATTCTGGCTGATCGGCGGACTGATCCTGGGACTGCTCGGCATACTCAGTCTGCTGCATGGAACAAGGGAGCAGGAGAACGTCCCGCATCCTGCACATCTGAAGAGAAAGCGGTGGGCACTTCTGTCAGGGTTGACGCTTTCGGCCACAAACCCGGTGATGGCGCTTTGGTGGCTTTCTGGTGCACGTGTTTTTCAGGATATCGGCCTGATCAGGGAGCTCAATACCGTGATCGCGCTGTCATTCCTTGCAGTAGGCAGCCTTGGCCTTGCTGCGTATCTGATCGGACTCTCCCTGTTCATCTACTGGGCCAAGAAGTTCATCTCAGGCAGGACACTCAGGAGGATCAATATCTTCTTCGGCCTTCTGCTTATCCTTACCGCGTTCTATTTCCTCTATACCTCTCTCCATTCACTGCTGCATATCTAG